The Hypomesus transpacificus isolate Combined female unplaced genomic scaffold, fHypTra1 scaffold_61, whole genome shotgun sequence genomic sequence tatacctacaccaagtttcatgtctcccattagaccactccagcgccaccaacgggtcaaagttggacttgtgtttacacacgcaacttttgaaccgtatgacccattttcaaaaatgaggtaccattggattccctggttcaagccgagttcaacgcaccccatggcgtcaatttccggttatataaattttccgctacttccggttttatcaaaaacctttgaaagcctactcctcctacaattcttgtcatatcttcttcaaagttaccagagatgatcttcagaccaagcctcacaaaagttatcgaaaagaattttgatcctcacaaccgtttgtccggtacagccaatcaaattcatcagaaaagccgccaaacaggatgtgaagtcatgtctcagcaaatctttgagatatcaacacgaaacttggtatatcgatggaagacactacaacatgttaccgtgtgcaaaggcaacttcatatctccaaaaatgattgatataaagcaaattgaacttatcgctaacgctaaaataatgctttacacatcagccagtcaaaaactgatactctgattcaatcacaagttcatatgaagactcttgagaatgtttataacacaaatctgtgaaaaagttgactgtaagatcaaaggtcgatttttggtgaatatttgaaacatgcttgcttggctaatttctagccaaatttccaatgaatgtctcccctcctcctgcccgcgcgtgctccacatcctcacacactcagccttaacttacacacgcgcgggcttggcaagacgcacacgcaacatttcaggagagtgtgggctgaccaagcccccactcattccttggtttctagccaaggccttgtggatcttgtaatcttggatctcttaacaaaagctgatctttttagtattgcatttctgattttgtatgcaatggtaaaaagttatacaaatcctgaaacattgatatatatatatgtatttatatatatataaatctttatttcagacgccgagttccacataaaataacagacatagagctataaaaaagggagtcaaacaaaaacataaaacatagataatacagtgcataaaaagtatgaagacttttgtgccaatgtagtcttaagttccaagtaatcgatagcagctctttagagggttgaccagagcccctactattcagttctcagacttgtccagtcgacacatgaaaccatacatcagttgtgtcaggagtgccttacaggttggtacgtgcttagacagaaacaactgaccagcactatgccacctaggcacattaagtagcaatctaaaagcatcattgaaaccatacatcagttgtctcaggattgccttacaggttggtacgtgcttagacacaaacaactgactagcactatgccaccttggcacattaagtagcaatctaaaagcatcattgtaggctactttcagtatctgtatactccttttcctgtacatagaccacaaatgagcagtgtacaatggtgttatgtaggttctaaacagggaacatttaactgaatctgagcacatagaaaacgtctttaataacatactggcctgagaatatatttgacagcgctgttgatacatatcgttgtcatctgtccaatctcagaaatgacatggcagatattttatttcctcacaaacaccaaggggactgccagataaataaaaggtagggaaggttaatttcctgtcctgattacttctgactatcattatgtggcttttctttgcattatattttatatcatgatctaagccatactgagagcacacccatagcatctgttgcaacaggcacctctcgctattagcttcataaacagtttttcatgacaaattcgatcgaaagctttgtaagcatcaataaagcataaaaatacagataaattaagacttgtgtacctgagacaatctccttcagagcatagatacagagatcaataccatgttttcttttaagagcaaactgattttctgccgtcagaatatacatttccaatttcaatcaaataattctctcaaacactttagacaagatactggccaatgcaatgggtcgatagttgtctatgctgttcagtttaccagccttatctttaacaacaggcactaacagtactgacataatagagtttggtagaacaccatgaaccataattccagtgagacacatggctagaaatggactgagtctataactggcattttttagatgctctgcagaaatgcaatccataccacaagctttgttgttgtctagcatgtggatggcatcataaatatctactgatctaactatcaagtctgcagagatacctttatattcattatcaattctcactgtgttacttttaacacaattaaatagttgactgtagtgctcatgccatagatcagcaatcttctctggacaactaacccctttgatatcagaagggaggggagttctgttattatttatgatcttgacctccttccagaagtcagtaagattgttattctgcatctttctggccagcgagtctgctctcattgtgttttcatttctcttaatgaaacgagtgcatatttaaatctagcatttgtgaggtttttgttatcaagcagcactccctgtctgggtctgcctgcctctgaccagactctaaaggcttctctagcagcagcatgttgctcagacacaaactcattccagacaggccgtgcgttagggaccttactcttgtgattaataaaaggttcactggaagcataaagacatttgacaatatcatcatacatggcacagagcttttcagcatgatgtttatccttgcagttcatatcagtgcacattagggcatccctagaaaatgcaacatcactatgtaagctgtcagttaatagagaatatctgtgcataacctctttggtcaattttgatcagtccagttttcttggggggccagcaacaagggtacactctcaacatttagcagcatagcaactggtatgtgatcagtggtggccagcccataacacatctctatactttccagtgagtcatgagcatcggctgtggttacaatatggtctagccaggaagttgtgtgccacgtttcacttatataggtaaaacttgtatcaggcaataacgcttgatataattaatttagtttcattacagaactgctgcagatgttgtgcgaataaacgcttatctgacatgtcagcattcaaatcacccatgacatagacactacatgaactattgtcctctatgaaggactgaataaaagctaacctgttctgaaattcatcctcatggtcataggattcatatggtgtgtacatattttacaatagtaaatttattttcattgtgattaaactccaacccaatagcccagtcaacgttaagccacaccacctttaccattgggtcatattttatgttccacagtatagctataccaccagctatcctcccacaaaccattctcatgctgagatcggtagtggactctccagcaccatgaaagttcttgtgtagggagttcaatttgtccagatcttgcttggccatccaggtttcttgaaggcagacaatgtcactctcgtccagcaatgtgtccaccaccaaacgtcttgatctatcagcagcagtatgtcctactcggaggccacgagcgttgtaggatacaacccgcattaatgatctaccacggacccatcagggcagctggccggtgtgtctgtctccctggtctctacatataggcctacattcattccagcatcatgactgagctgaagctcggtaccctgagagcggggggtgtgctctggtcgagcttttttgaaagtatagaccaagggtaattaccacaccacaactgtcccaccattacccataggtggcgctacattccacgccctaaagcacaaaggctttctagaatggataggctaaccaagccccctcccttcactccttgggttgaaataaaggcccttgtggatcttgatggtattatatttcagatttggtatcccattggtaattctgcagcatagatttttctatacaattccaatttgtcaagaatatacatttttcaatggttcgcaatgtttggaggaatccgccattactgcttgcagttatatttattattattcttgttccatggaagtcaatggcagcccctagaacacttcgacaactttttgtgaaatttggcacactcattaaggacagttgattctatacctacaccaagtttcatgtctcccattagaccactccagcgccaccaatgggtcaaagttggacttgtgtttacacacgcaacttttgaaccgtatgacccattttcaaaaatgaggtaccattggattccctggttcaagccgagttcaacgcaccccatggcgtcaatttccggttatatagattttccgctacttccggttttatcaaaaacctttgaaagcctactcctcctacaatttttgtcatatcttcttcaaagttaccagagatgatcttcagaccaagcgtcacaaaagttatcgaaaagaattttgatcctcacaaccgtttgtccggtacagccaatcaaattcatcagaaaagccgccaaacaggatgtgaagtcctgtctcagcaaatctttgagatatcaacacgaaacttggtatatcgatggaagacactacaacatgttaccgtgtgcaaaggcaacttcatatctccaaaaatgattgatataaagcaaattgaacttatcgctaacgctaaaataatgctttacacatcagccagtcaaaaactgatactctgattcaatcacaagttcatatgaagactcttgagaatgtttataacacaaatctgtgaaaaagttgactgtaagatcaaaggtcgatttttggtgaatatttgaaacatgcttgcttggctaatttctagccaaatttccaatgaatgtctcccctcctcctgcccgcgcgtgctccacatcctcacacactcagccttaacttacacacgcgcgggcttggcaagacgcacacgcaacatttcaggagagtgtgggctgaccaagcccccactcattccttggtttctagccaaggccttgtggatcttgtaatcttggatctcttaacaaaagctgatctttttagtattgcatttccgattttgtatgcaatggtaaaaagttatacaaatcctgaaacattgatatatatatatgtatttatatatatataaatctttatttcagacgccaagttccacataaaataacagacatagagctataaaaaagagagtaaaacgaaaacataaaacatagataatacagtgcataaaaagtatgaagacttttgtgccaatgtagtcttaagttccaagtaatcgatagcagctctttagagggttgaccagggcctctactattcagttctcagacttgtccagtcgacacatgaaaccatacatcagttgtctcaggagtgccttacaggttggtacgtgcttagacagaaacaactgaccagcactatgccacctaggcacattaagtagcaatctaaaagcatcattgaaaccatacatcagttgtctcaggattgccttacaggttggtacgtgcttagacacaaacaactgactagcactatgccaccttggcacattaagtagcaatctaaaagcatcattgtaggctactttcagtatctgtatactcctttacctgtacatagaccacaaatgagcagtgtacaatggtgttatgtaggttctaaacagggaacatttaactgaatctgagcacatagaaaacgtccttaataacatactggcctgagaatatatttgacagcgctgttgatacatatcgttgtcatctgtccaatcatcagaaatgacatggcagatattttatttcctcacaaacaccaaggggactgccagataaataaaaggtagggaaggttaatttcctgtcctgattacttctgactatcattatgtggcttttctttgcattatattttatatcatgatctaagccatactgagagcacacccatagcatctgttgcaacaggctgNNNNNNNNNNNNNNNNNNNNNNNNNNNNNNNNNNNNNNNNNNNNNNNNNNNNNNNNNNNNNNNNNNNNNNNNNNNNNNNNNNNNNNNNNNNNNNNNNNNNNNNNNNNNNNNNNNNNNNNNNNNNNNNNNNNNNNNNNNNNNNNNNNNNNNNNNNNNNNNNNNNNNNNNNNNNNNNNNNNNNNNNNNNNNNNNNNNNNNNNNNNNNNNNNNNNNNNNNNNNNNNNNNNNNNNNNNNNNNNNNNNNNNNNNNNNNNNNNNNNNNNNNNNNNNNNNNNNNNNNNNNNNNNNNNNNNNNNNNNNNNNNNNNNNNNNNNNNNNNNNNNNNNNNNNNNNNNNNNNNNNNNNNNNNNNNNNNNNNNNNNNNNNNNNNNNNNNNNNNNNNNNNNNNNNNNNNNNNNNNNNNNNNNNNNNNNNNNNNNNNNNNNNNNNNNNNNNNNNNNNNNNNNNNNNNNNNNNNNNNNNNNNNNNNNNNNNNNNNNNNNNNNNNNNNNNNNNNNNNNTGGAGTGCAGCTGTGCtagcaaggaggagcaggaggaggaggatcctcagaagaaggaggagaccgCCCCTTACTCCTCCAGGAGCACTAGCGCCTGGAGCGAGGCTAGCAGTGCTGCCAGCTGCCAAGACTTCAGCCTTACCGCTGAAATCATGCTGGACACCATCGTGCGGATGGCCCACTCAGCCTCCAGATCCTCCCCAACGATGACGATGACAAACGCGACGGAGGCTCCTCTGTCAAATCGTTTGACCAGGCGAAGTACGACCTGGGCCGCCTGCTGGCATCCCACAGCATGTGCACCAGGATGTTCCAGGGGAGGATCCACCACTTCTCTGAGCAGTTGATTGGCCGCATTTATCAGATCCTCCTGGACACCCGGATGGGACAACTCCCCTCGACACCCCATTGCCGCTCCGAGCCCAACTTCCAGAACCTGGAGGACAAGGAACGTCGAGACCAGGAGTTCTTCACCCCTCTGCTGTACAATTTCTTCCAGACGGCCTTCAAGGGCCTGATGGGGAACCTGCTGGGCGAAGAAGACTTCACGGACGACCACCGTGCATCCTGCAGCGATGCGTCCTCGGACGGTAGTGACAGCAACAGTGAtagcagcagtgacagcagtgACTGTCCCTCCCTGGACTGGTCCCGTGGGATGACGCCGGGCCCCAGGCAAGGGGTGGAGGGTAGAAGGAGATCGCAGAGCAGGTTGAAGCCCTCCTGCAGCCAGGACCAGAGGTGGGCACTGGAGGCCATTTGTGAGGTGTTGACTACCCAGGCAGAAAGTGACCTCTACAAGACCTGCAACAACCCACGAGAAAACATGGTCGTTTTCATCAAAGGTAGAGACATTTTTTAactttagataaaaaaaaacctgGTAACTATTCCATTGAAAGACATGCTATTGAAGGACAGATTTGTAAGTTTTGAGGTCTGCTGAATGACAGTGTTGGTCCAGTAAATAACTATATTAATAATATTGTAGTTAATAGCCGAAATATTTTATAAGAAAGGTATAGTTAATAGCTATAATAGTAATATTGTAGTTAAAAGTGTGTTTTCTTGTGCCAGGCCTTGATGCTGAAGCCATGACCAGGGTAGGTAACCTAGCCGGCTCCTCCTCTGAAGAAATCAACCAGGAAGTGGCAACAGAAGGTCTCGAGCCAGAGTCAAGTCTCACCAACCAGCAAGTTGGCCAGCTTGAGATGGATGACAATGAAAATGCTGCCTACCCTGATGATTTCCACGAAAAGGATGAAGGGTCAGATTGCCAGATGAATGACTTTTCCAAGGGTGCATTgattgaggaagaggagaaggatgaagatgatggaGCTGCAGGCCTCCCTGAGGAGGTCCAGAATCATCCCTCCCTACCCGTGAGCCCCTCTGAGACCCCGTCCCTCCAGCCTGAGGAGGCTCTGATCCAGGAGAAGGTCCTGATGCCCCCCCGGCCCAGCGCCCTGCAACCACCAGACCCTGCATGACCTGCTGCACAGGTTGGTGGGACGCCTGGCCCTCCAGGGGCCCCTTCGTTCCTGCTTCACCCCCACCAACTCGGAGACAGAGACTGTCCTCCTCCAAGAAGTGGGCTGGTTTCTCTGGAACCAGGCCGGGATCGGCCTCGTTCTGGAGCATGAACCCCAGAACCCGCTCTTCTGTGGGGCCGACGCCCTAGACGCCATGTTTGAGGCGACCTACGCTGAGCTGATGCTCTGTTCTGATAGCAACAGGGCCCAGGTCAACTCCGCCCTCCAGGGAGGGGCAGGCATCGTCTGCATGGCTGAGAATGTCGCCAAGGTGATCTGCCGTCACGCCGAGGTTTGGCGGCCTTCTGCCGTGTCGGGTGAGAGTCATGATTTGGAAACAGgttgtgaggagaaggagagcacaGAGGACTCTGCTGGTTTGGAAAAGGCCGGTGGAAGTTCCAGCCCCTTCATAAGCAAcacaagcttggatgaaggacttGAAATGGACActgctggcttggaaaaggccGGTAGAAATTCCACCACCTTCGTCACAAAcacaagcttggatgaaggacttGAGATGGACTCTGCTGCCTTAGAAAAGGCCAGTGGAAGTTCCAGCCCCTTCATAAGCAAcacaagcttggatgaaggacttGAGATGGACTCTGCTGCCTTAGAAAAGGCCAGTGGAAGTTCCAGCCCCTTCATAAGCAAcacaagcttggatgaaggacttGAGATGGACTCTGCTGCCTTAGAAAAGGTCAGTGGAAGTTCCAGCCCCTTCATAAGCAAcacaagcttggatgaaggacttGAGATGGACTCTGCTGCCTTAGAAAAGGCTAGTGGAAGTTCCAGCCCCTTCATAAGCAACACAAGCTTGGATGAAAGACTTGAGACGGAGTGtgctggcttggaaaaggccAGCAGACTTGCCtcctgcctctcatcctcctccacttcctggtcctgctactcctcctcttcttccacctctgttctctcctctccttcgtcCTCCAAATCCTccatcagctcctccacctccaggggcTCCACAGCTCAGGCCCCTAGCCCAGAGGGACatcatttgggaaagaccgacaCCCCAATCCTTCGGAAATGGTTCACTCTGGTAAGCtgaaaacaacaccacacactggcACTAGGTAGAACTGACCTGAGCTGAGTCAGCGATAAGAAGGGACGACATGTGACAATCTCAATGTGTGTCTTTGCTCTCACGTCCAAacccagaagaaagagaagacttTCCTTAAGGATGGACGGAATGTGGCTGCCAAGGGAAGAAAGACAAGCATAATATTCAGGACAAACAAAGTTTCTCCCCTGAGCGCTGAACGTGAGATCCAGACTGCATATTTGCTCATTTAGGCTTTCACACTTTAGTTGGCTCTCccaccatttcacacacacagacttgcacacaaacattcacagataaacagacacacacacaggcatacagatatgcacacacacacacacacacacacagacacacacacacacaggcatacagatatgcacacacacaaacacacacaaacactatttTTAAGTGAGAGGTCACAGTGCTGAAGTTCCGTGTGATGTCATACCTTGTTGtgtgatggtgtttcctgtccAGGTCCAGACCTTGGTGAGTCCTCCattgctggaggagaggagaagaagaagaagaaaaagtccTTCAAAGCTTTCTTCCGGGGGATCTCTGCAGTTCTCTCCAGGGCTTTTTGCTTCAGCTGCGTGAATGATATTCACCAGTAGAGGGCACCACCTGCTTAGTCAACTGGCTGGAAGAGAAAGAGTCACTACggcaacaactgtagctactTCCCTCTTCTTCAGAACTGTGGAACCAATTTTGGGGTATATTCCAATAAAAACTACTGGAATTGTGTTTATATCTCCTTTGTAATCGTTAAGCTGTTTGTGTACAAGGTTGTGACATCACCATGTCAGGAATGCAGCCACACAGAGAGGCTGATGAGCATTTGTTAGAGTAATTGTACAAAACCTCTTTACATCAGTGTAAAAGTCACCTTAAACATTATCTTTTCTAAAACTTTAAAATACACATGACCAAACTATGTATTTCAAGAATGCTACTTGAGTTAGTTCAGAATAGTTGTTATTGTCCCCCAATTTAAAAAGAGCCTTCTTTTGTAATTATTAGATTGAAACACACCACTGTTCTTCTTTGTTCCAAGTGGTCTTGCTTGCCTCTGCTCACACATGTttagctgacacacacagagacacacacagtca encodes the following:
- the LOC124465852 gene encoding dentin sialophosphoprotein-like, with amino-acid sequence MGKTADLTAVQKAIIDTLNCASKEEQEEEDPQKKEETAPYSSRSTSAWSEILPNDDDDKRDGGSSVKSFDQAKYDLGRLLASHSMCTRMFQGRIHHFSEQLIGRIYQILLDTRMGQLPSTPHCRSEPNFQNLEDKERRDQEFFTPLLYNFFQTAFKGLMGNLLGEEDFTDDHRASCSDASSDGSDSNSDSSSDSSDCPSLDWSRGMTPGPRQGVEGRRRSQSRLKPSCSQDQRWALEAICEVLTTQAESDLYKTCNNPRENMVVFIKGLDAEAMTRVGNLAGSSSEEINQEVATEGLEPESSLTNQQVGQLEMDDNENAAYPDDFHEKDEGSDCQMNDFSKGALIEEEEKDEDDGAAGLPEEVQNHPSLPVSPSETPSLQPEEALIRHAEVWRPSAVSGESHDLETGCEEKESTEDSAGLEKAGGSSSPFISNTSLDEGLEMDTAGLEKAGRNSTTFVTNTSLDEGLEMDSAALEKASGSSSPFISNTSLDEGLEMDSAALEKASGSSSPFISNTSLDEGLEMDSAALEKVSGSSSPFISNTSLDEGLEMDSAALEKASGSSSPFISNTSLDERLETECAGLEKASRLASCLSSSSTSWSCYSSSSSTSVLSSPSSSKSSISSSTSRGSTAQAPSPEGHHLGKTDTPILRKWFTLKKEKTFLKDGRNVAAKGRKTSIIFRTNKVSPLSAERPDLGESSIAGGEEKKKKKKSFKAFFRGISAVLSRAFCFSCVNDIHQ